A region of Halalkaliarchaeum desulfuricum DNA encodes the following proteins:
- a CDS encoding Glu/Leu/Phe/Val family dehydrogenase: MSDQANPFESLQEQIDDAAAHLDVDAGLIERLKNPERVLETNLTVERDDGTLETVRAYRSQFNGDRGPYKGGIRYHPDVNMDEVKALSGWMVYKCAVVDIPYGGGKGGIAIDPTDYSETELERLTRAFAMELRPLIGEDIDIPAPDVNTGQREMNWIKDTYEKLENTTAPGVITGKALDSGGSEGRVEATGRSTMLAAREMFDYLDRDIEGATVAVQGYGNAGSVAAYLLDDLGAKIVAMSDTSGGTYSPDGFDAREVKEFKSETGSVVGYPEATEELTNEELLALDVDLLVPAALENAVDADLARELRADVVAEAANGPLTPGADEVLEETDVYVLPDIFANAGGVTVSYFEWVQNRQRFYWTEQRVNEELERLICDAFDDLIETYEELDLPNLRTAAYVVAIQRVANSYEEAGNWP, translated from the coding sequence ATGTCTGACCAGGCCAACCCCTTCGAAAGTCTCCAGGAGCAGATCGACGACGCTGCGGCGCATCTCGACGTCGATGCTGGCCTGATCGAGCGGCTCAAAAACCCCGAGCGGGTGCTCGAGACGAACCTCACCGTCGAGCGCGACGACGGCACCCTCGAAACCGTACGGGCCTACCGGTCGCAGTTCAACGGCGACCGGGGTCCGTACAAAGGCGGTATCAGGTACCATCCCGACGTCAACATGGACGAGGTGAAGGCGCTGTCTGGCTGGATGGTGTACAAGTGTGCGGTCGTCGACATCCCGTACGGCGGGGGGAAAGGCGGGATCGCGATCGACCCCACCGACTACAGCGAGACGGAACTCGAACGGCTCACCCGGGCGTTCGCGATGGAGTTGCGGCCACTCATCGGCGAGGACATCGACATCCCCGCACCGGACGTAAACACGGGCCAGCGGGAAATGAACTGGATCAAAGACACCTACGAGAAGCTCGAAAACACCACAGCGCCCGGCGTGATCACCGGGAAAGCGCTCGATTCGGGCGGTTCCGAGGGTCGCGTCGAGGCGACCGGCCGATCGACGATGCTCGCAGCCCGGGAGATGTTCGACTACCTCGATCGGGATATCGAGGGTGCGACGGTCGCCGTCCAGGGGTACGGCAACGCCGGTTCGGTCGCGGCGTATCTGCTCGACGACCTCGGGGCGAAGATCGTCGCAATGTCCGATACGTCCGGCGGAACCTACAGCCCCGACGGGTTCGACGCTCGCGAGGTAAAGGAGTTCAAAAGCGAAACGGGAAGCGTCGTGGGGTATCCCGAAGCCACCGAGGAACTGACCAACGAGGAGCTGCTCGCGCTCGATGTCGACTTGCTGGTGCCGGCGGCACTGGAGAACGCCGTCGACGCCGATCTCGCCCGTGAGCTACGGGCCGACGTCGTCGCAGAGGCCGCAAACGGCCCGCTGACACCCGGTGCCGACGAGGTTCTCGAAGAGACGGACGTGTACGTGCTGCCGGACATCTTCGCGAACGCCGGCGGCGTGACGGTGTCGTACTTCGAGTGGGTCCAGAACCGCCAGCGGTTCTACTGGACCGAACAGCGCGTCAACGAGGAGCTCGAACGGCTTATTTGTGACGCGTTCGACGACCTGATCGAAACCTACGAGGAGCTCGACCTGCCGAACCTCCGGACGGCCGCCTACGTCGTGGCGATACAGCGAGTGGCTAATTCGTACGAAGAGGCCGGGAACTGGCCGTAG
- a CDS encoding HpcH/HpaI aldolase/citrate lyase family protein: MVRRSVLFSPGDQPKLMRKAPGTGADAVVFDLEDAVVPDRKDEARTAVRETLTDDQFDPAPEVCVRLTATEPDADLDALVGGDDESKKGSRNHSGTLRLDALVLPKVDSARTVERRVEMARERGLDVPVLALVETAAGVLAAEEIATVDAVDALIFGAEDLAADVGASRTKGGEEVLYAREHVVLAAAAAGIDAIDTVYIDFEDDEGLHEEASFARQLGFDGKLAIHPAQVSVINDAYTPDEKELSWARRVLATRERADREGRGVFEVDGEMIDRPLIARAERVRELATAAGIEFESQ; the protein is encoded by the coding sequence ATGGTCAGACGAAGTGTGCTCTTCTCGCCGGGCGATCAGCCGAAGCTCATGCGAAAGGCACCGGGAACCGGTGCCGACGCCGTCGTGTTCGATCTCGAGGACGCCGTTGTCCCCGACCGCAAGGACGAGGCACGCACGGCAGTGCGCGAGACATTGACCGACGATCAGTTCGATCCCGCTCCCGAAGTGTGCGTTCGGCTCACCGCAACGGAGCCGGACGCTGATCTCGACGCCCTGGTCGGCGGGGACGACGAGTCGAAGAAGGGCAGCCGCAACCACAGCGGCACCCTTCGGCTGGACGCGCTGGTGTTGCCGAAGGTCGACTCCGCGCGGACGGTCGAGCGTCGCGTGGAGATGGCCCGCGAGCGCGGGCTCGACGTGCCGGTGCTGGCGCTCGTCGAGACGGCCGCCGGCGTGCTCGCGGCCGAGGAGATCGCGACCGTCGACGCAGTCGACGCGTTGATCTTCGGCGCGGAGGACCTCGCTGCTGACGTCGGCGCCTCTCGAACGAAAGGGGGCGAGGAAGTTCTGTACGCCCGTGAACACGTCGTTCTGGCTGCAGCGGCCGCCGGGATCGACGCGATCGACACTGTGTACATCGACTTCGAGGACGACGAGGGGCTCCACGAGGAGGCCTCGTTCGCCCGGCAGTTGGGCTTCGATGGGAAACTCGCGATCCATCCGGCACAGGTGTCGGTGATAAACGACGCGTACACGCCCGACGAGAAGGAGCTGTCGTGGGCCCGCCGCGTGCTCGCTACAAGGGAACGGGCCGACCGCGAGGGACGCGGCGTCTTCGAGGTCGACGGCGAGATGATCGATCGGCCCCTGATCGCCAGAGCCGAACGGGTGCGTGAACTCGCGACGGCGGCCGGGATCGAGTTCGAGTCGCAATAA